The genomic DNA ataaaatacaatagaaACTTTTCACAAGACTTACCACAAACTTTTCTAGAGCATTATATGTTAGAATACTTTGAAGTCTTCTGCGAAGTCTtccaaactttaaaaataaataagtgattacatagaaaaaaaaacactttattAAACTTAGAATCAACTTATAAagtgttttagttttatactCGTTttcgttatttatttattttttaaatcattttataaaaagaatgtATTAAAGTTTTATGAGAGCCTAAGAGCATATTTATCGCAGTCTCTTGAAAGAGTTTTCAGAGTAAAAGTAGGTGGTAGGCCCCACCAAAATGAAGAGATCTGTTACAAAAGTCGCCGGGGAAGAAATGTGTGTTGATGGTGTTTTGCACTGTTTGCAGACCCCACTGACACGTGGTGGACCGCGATCGgtgggttttaattttttttttcttttttttaaagacaaaaggttttaaaaaaaaaattgtttgaagaACCTTTTAGTGGTCTGTGCGATAATCATGGTCTAATGGGCCTTGACGATTTTATCTAAACAACTCTTCACGGCGGCGCAAATCCATGGCTTCTATTCTCTTCTCGCCGGTCTATTAACCTGAGGTATCCGCGCCTGAGAATATACTATAAGCTTCTCTTCTTGTCATGTAAGCTCATCTTAATTCATTTCTCTTGCTCCGTTCAATTCTGATTCCTTTCATATTGTTGTTCGTTTTCTGAGATTGTGTTGCGAATTGGATTACGTTGTTTTTCTTGTTCGATTGAATATATGTTTCTGTACCAGTTTGATCTTACAAAAGCTAAAAGCCTTTCGTGTTTTTGTCTTCATCAAGAGTATGCCAAAACTAGTTTTGTAGCTCTCTTCTATATAGACAAGTACCTTGtggtttattgtttttattattataaccATAAAGAACAAGGAGTTGCTAGTCCTTATCAGTAGTTCATTGTCTGCAAAATTTGCGACTGTCTAATCTTGTTTTTCTTTGGCATAGTTTTcactaaattttgattattatattttttttttggcaggcTAATATGAAACATTCGATTTCTTGAAAAGATTTGCATTTGAATGAAAAAGGTTTTGTCACACTCTTGATTGATGGCAATTGCTTTTGTTCGTAGTCTTCAAAGagcttcttcatctcttctTAGATCTTTATATCCACTTCTCATTTCCGCCAGGTTCGTATGTCTAAAGACCATACAACATAGTTAATTGTCTCATATCTGCttatattcttttgtatatggTTCGTTCCCACCAGGTCTCTTCCGCAAACCCAAGAACTTGCTTATCCAACATGGACATTCTTTCAACCGATATGTAGAAGAAACTTCAGTCATGGGACGGTGAGCCTAGTGATATCAGAAGGGAAACCCAAGTTCGAAACACGGGAACTTGATCCTCCCAAGAAGTGGAAGTGGCTGACCAAAAAGAGACTGAAGctgaagagaaagaaagagagagaggagagaaacgCAGCCAACAGGAAAGACCCACGAAGACTTACCGTAAAGGGGAAGAAGAAGGGGAAGTTCGCTAATCCAGAGGAAAGAATAAAGCACAAGCTTGAAAGGGCCAAGATCAAAGAAGCATCGTTGATTGAGAAACTGAAACGGTACGAAGTTGCTAAAGTGCAGGGACCTGAGGTTCGACCCCATGAGATTACCGGAGAAGAGCGTTTCTACTTGAAGAAAATGGGTCAGAAGAGATCTAACTATGTTCCCATTGGGAGAAGAGGAGTGTTTGGTGGTGTCATCTTAAACATGCATATGCATTGGAAAAAACATGAGACCGTTAAGGTTATTTGCAATAATAGTAAGCCTGGACAAGTGCAGCAGTACGCAGAGGAGCTTGCTAAACTGAGTGGTGGTGTGCCTGTTAACATAATCGGCGATGATACAATCGTATTTTATAGAGGGAAAGGTTATGTTCAGCCAAAAGTTATGTCTCCTATTGATACATTGTCCAAGAAAAGGGTAAGTCCATCAAAGAGTTGTTAGTAGCTTTGGTATCTTAACTGTAGATGAATTGGAGTTTTATGTACTAGAGTAGTCTACTCTTGTGTTGTTTGGGGGCTATTTTTCTGTATGCTTGTTCCTAACATGGTCTTGTTTCTTTTGCAGGcgtatgagaaatcaaagtacGAACAGTCTCTGGAGTCTGTGAAACACTTCATAGCCATTGCAGAGAAAGAGCTTGAGCTATACTACAGACATGTTTCTCTTTACGATGACCCTAGTAACAGAAATCCTCTTTCAATCTTGGATGAGGAATCATGTGATCACGACCGAGATAGGCTTTATATGAGTTGTTCGGATACTGAAGCTGATTCTGAAGACCAAGACAAAAGTGAAGAAGAGCTCAATGAATTAGATAATGATTCTGCATCTGGAAGAGTTGTCTGAAACTGGTAGGTCATTGGACTTCTAGAAACTTTTAACTTTGGTTTCTATGTCTTGTCATAAACACAAGGCAGAAACGAAGTTATTTCTTGTTTAAAAGTTGCTAAACTAAAGCCGTTCTGTCAAGCTTTTAAAAACTGTATATTCTATAAACTCAATTGTCTAATAGAGAGATGCATTTACACAACACAAGACCTTTGGCAGCATCAAAAATTTCCCAATTTGAAAAGTAACAGATATGGATGAATATAAGTTCTCAAGTAGAAAATATTTAGTTAGGTGAATTGTTGTTAAAACATGACATATGATGACTCTATTGTAAAATGGGTACAAAGCCCAAAACTATATTTCCTTCTTTTTGTCAACCCAAAACTATATTTCTTAATGGCAAATGGCAACTGCTCCAAAAGTATCAAAAATTTCAGtatcttattaattatttaattaaaaatatatataaacttttctTGTAAAATTacagttttaaaaaatagtcTGTTTTTTAAATGATCACTGTATGAGTTCAAATCTCACAGAATTTATGTGGCCACAGAACTAATTTAACAAAATGTTACATACCATTAACATGgtatagtaaataaaaataaaatgatattttaacaatgaaaaaaaattaaaaataaaataagggTAAACCAATGAAAATAAGGTGAGCGACTTGTGAATGGGAATGATGAGAATGAGGTGGACAGTATAATTTATGTGTACACGTTGATGATATTGACAAACTTGAAATTGCCTTACAGTGTAATATTTTCTTGAAATTGCCTTATAGTGTAATTGTACACATGTTCAATTTGAAGTTAATGTATACATGTACACTTTGAAtttaatgtacatatatacaCTTTCAAGTAAATGTACACATGTATACTttgaaactaaacaaaaaagagAGGAGGGAAGAGTCGAACCAAGGTTTGCTGGAGAGCATGAACGAATGATAATAACCATCAAGCTACACTTACTTTACGGATATAACTTATATGTTTGAGATACATATTAGACGTTCAACATGTTGTAAAGTTGTGTACATATTTGAGATCTATTTTACAGATATTTACATGTACACATATGTTTGAGTGTTATCTTTTTGTTAGCTCAATATGTACATGTACATTAAGTGTTATCTATATCGTGACATCCCTCATAATCGTGGTTTATACTGTTAAATACACATGAATATGCAAAGATTATCAATGTGTACACATAATGTATTATCtacatgtatgtatatatgaattatatccACGTGTACATCATGTGATCAATGAAATATGTACATGTTTGAGATATATATTTTCGGAAGTTTAGGTGTTTCTTTAgttgttttattgtattttcataGATATATTCCTACTACAAGGAGATAAAATGTAGCATCTGAAGTTTTGGACGAAATCAAAGACcaattttcatatttgaaaaGTATTGGggttacaaaataaataaaaaataagttt from Raphanus sativus cultivar WK10039 unplaced genomic scaffold, ASM80110v3 Scaffold0011, whole genome shotgun sequence includes the following:
- the LOC108847044 gene encoding uncharacterized CRM domain-containing protein At3g25440, chloroplastic isoform X2 → MSLPQTQELAYPTWTFFQPICRRNFSHGTVSLVISEGKPKFETRELDPPKKWKWLTKKRLKLKRKKEREERNAANRKDPRRLTVKGKKKGKFANPEERIKHKLERAKIKEASLIEKLKRYEVAKVQGPEVRPHEITGEERFYLKKMGQKRSNYVPIGRRGVFGGVILNMHMHWKKHETVKVICNNSKPGQVQQYAEELAKLSGGVPVNIIGDDTIVFYRGKGYVQPKVMSPIDTLSKKRAYEKSKYEQSLESVKHFIAIAEKELELYYRHVSLYDDPSNRNPLSILDEESCDHDRDRLYMSCSDTEADSEDQDKSEEELNELDNDSASGRVV
- the LOC108847044 gene encoding uncharacterized CRM domain-containing protein At3g25440, chloroplastic isoform X1, whose product is MAIAFVRSLQRASSSLLRSLYPLLISARSLPQTQELAYPTWTFFQPICRRNFSHGTVSLVISEGKPKFETRELDPPKKWKWLTKKRLKLKRKKEREERNAANRKDPRRLTVKGKKKGKFANPEERIKHKLERAKIKEASLIEKLKRYEVAKVQGPEVRPHEITGEERFYLKKMGQKRSNYVPIGRRGVFGGVILNMHMHWKKHETVKVICNNSKPGQVQQYAEELAKLSGGVPVNIIGDDTIVFYRGKGYVQPKVMSPIDTLSKKRAYEKSKYEQSLESVKHFIAIAEKELELYYRHVSLYDDPSNRNPLSILDEESCDHDRDRLYMSCSDTEADSEDQDKSEEELNELDNDSASGRVV